Below is a genomic region from Candidatus Effluviviaceae Genus I sp..
GCCTGCGGCACCGCGAACCTGAACACGGTGTCAGGTGACGTCGAGGAGAGGATCTCGAGCGCCGGCGAGGCCGGGCTCGGCGTCATGCCGTCGAACGGCACCCAGCCCGTGGGCAGAGCAGTGCTCTGGGCGGCTGAGACCGAGGAGAGCGCGAGCAGAGCGAGACACGAAAGAGACGTGAGAGAGGCAATGCGGGAGTCGTTCGGAGACCGGGGGAGCTGAGGAGGCGTGCGCATGGCGGGACCTCCTTCGTGGGCCGGCACGGGCCCGGCCCGACCGTGAGCGACAAGGCTTGCCGCGCACGGTCTATTGTACCCCCCCCGTTCTACTATCAACCCCGGCATAGTGACGCCGCGGGCAAGCTCCCCAGCGCGCCGAACACGCCGAGCGGGCCCCTCAATACGCCTTCCCCACCGCTGCGGGGGGACGGGACCGGCCGATGACGCCGACGAGGGCGACCATGGTGAGCACGTAGGGGATCATCTGCACGAACTCGGTGGGAACCTGCCGGCCCTGGAGGCCCATCTGCACGGCCTCGGCGTACCCGAACAGCAGCGACGCGCCGAGCGCCCCGAGCGGGCTCCACTTCCCGAAGATCATCGCCGCGAGCGCGATGAACCCGCGCCCGGCCGACATGTTCTTCACGAACTGGTGCGTGTTGAGCGCGAGGAACGCTCCGCCCAAGCCCGCGAGCGCCCCGCTCAGGAGCACGCCGGCGAACCGCATCCGCCGCACGCTGATGCCCAGCGTGTCGGCCGCCTCGGGGTGCTCGCCGGTCGCGCGGAGCCGAAGGCCGAACGGCGTGCGGAACAGCACGAGGTGCGAGACCGCGACGCTTGCGAGCGCGACGAGCACGAGCGGCGGGTAGTGTCCGAGCACCGGGTTCACGGCGCGCGCGAGGCCGCCCCACGACGCCGGCAGCGTCCAGTGCGCCATCGAGGCGACGGGCGGCGAGTTGGCCGAGCTCCCCCACACGATCCAGGTGAGGAACTGCGTCGCGCCGAGCGCGAAGAGGTTGATCGCGACCCCGCTCACGATCTGGTCGGCCCTGAACGTCACGGAGACGACCGCGTGGATGAGCGCGATGAGCATGCCGCCCGCGACGCCCGCCGCCGCGCCGACCCACGGGTCGCCGGTGGCCCACGTCGCGAGCACGCTCGTGAACGCGCCCGTGAGCATGATGCCCTCAAGCCCGATGTTCACCACGCCCGACCGTTCGGAGAACATGCCCCCGAGCGCCGCGAGCATGAGCGGCGTCGCCATCCTGAGCGCGGAGTCCATGACGACGAGGTCGAACACCTGCGAGACCTCCACGATTGCCGGCGGCCGCCCGAGCCGCGCAAGCCGCCGCCCCTACTCCGGCGTCGGCGCGGCCGGCGAGAACTTCGCGATGATGTGGTCCAGGCTCCCCCGGAGCGCCCGCACGACCTCCTTGAGCTCCTCGCGGGCGAGGAACAGCGACGCCACGACGTACACGACGGTCCCCTCGAACACCAGTCCGCCGATCGCGAGGAGCTGTCGGAAAATGCTCGGCGGGTCGGCGATCCCCACGAAGTTGCTGGCCGTGAGGAAGAGCACCGTCCCCATGATCGCGGCGGCGGCGAACGTCCCCGCGAAGCTCCAGAAGAGCCGCCGGTACCTCCCCTGCCGCACGCTCTTCGGCAGCACGAACAGGAACAGCACGAGCTTGAACACGTGCGCGATCGAGGTCGAGAGCGCGACCCCCGCGTGCTGGAAGACCCGCACGAAGAGCGCGACGAGCGCGACCTTGACGCCCAGCCGCACGAACCCGGCGATCACGGGCGTCTTCGTGTCGCGGAGCGCGACGAACGCCGTGATCATGATGCTCGTGAGTCCGAGCGCCCAGATGGTCGGCGTGTACAGGAGGAGCGCCGAGACCGTGAAGCGCACCGAGTGCTCGTCGAACTCACCGCGCTGGAACACGAGCCGGACGAGCGGGCCGCCCAGCACCGCCATCGCGATGGACACCGGGAAGAGCACGAAGAACGCGACGCGCAGCGACATCATGAACTTGTCGGCGAGCTCGCTCAGGTCGTCCCGGGCGGCGAGCGACGAGAAGTACGGCAGGAGGACCGTCGAGAACGCGAAGATGAGGATCTCGCGCGGGATGTCAATGAGCCGGATCGCATACGCGAGCGCGGAGATGCTGCCCGACGAGAGCGTGGACGCGAACATCCTGTCCACGACGTCGTCGAGCTTCGCCCCCGCCATCCCGATGAGAAGCGGCGCGGCGAGCCTCAGCACACCGAGGAACATCGGGTCGCGGAAGTCGACCTTCACCTTGATGTCGCCCCGGTGCCGAAGGGCGACCGACACCTGGATGGCCGCGTGCGCCGCCGCGCCGAACACGACGCCGTACGCGAGACCGTGGATCCCGAACGGCACGGTCAGGACGAGCGCCGACACGATGAGGACCAGGTTGTTCACCGGGTTGCCGAGCCCCGGGATGACGAAGTTCCGGTAGCAGTGGAAGAGGTTCGCGAAGATCCCGCCGATCGCCGTGAAGAGGATGGCCACGAAGATGACACGCGTGAGCGAGGTGGCGAGCGCCCTCGCCTCAGGCCCGAAT
It encodes:
- a CDS encoding T9SS type A sorting domain-containing protein, which gives rise to MRTPPQLPRSPNDSRIASLTSLSCLALLALSSVSAAQSTALPTGWVPFDGMTPSPASPALEILSSTSPDTVFRFAVPQACPVPLVVYDLAGRRVRTLVDGPVPAGWQTATWDGRTDRGERVASGVYFCRLEVGTRSLSRKVVVLK
- a CDS encoding ABC transporter permease, which encodes MDSALRMATPLMLAALGGMFSERSGVVNIGLEGIMLTGAFTSVLATWATGDPWVGAAAGVAGGMLIALIHAVVSVTFRADQIVSGVAINLFALGATQFLTWIVWGSSANSPPVASMAHWTLPASWGGLARAVNPVLGHYPPLVLVALASVAVSHLVLFRTPFGLRLRATGEHPEAADTLGISVRRMRFAGVLLSGALAGLGGAFLALNTHQFVKNMSAGRGFIALAAMIFGKWSPLGALGASLLFGYAEAVQMGLQGRQVPTEFVQMIPYVLTMVALVGVIGRSRPPAAVGKAY
- the murJ gene encoding murein biosynthesis integral membrane protein MurJ → MNGEDRASGTGPAVNAVSAKRPNAAGSVVISAAVVIGLALVAKALGLFKDVVVASRFGTSVTMDAFLVAFTIPTIIISWLESPIRAGFIPLFMERLERKGEHAAWRDVGVFLADFTVLVGAIVVIGIVASPWIVRAVAPGFGPEARALATSLTRVIFVAILFTAIGGIFANLFHCYRNFVIPGLGNPVNNLVLIVSALVLTVPFGIHGLAYGVVFGAAAHAAIQVSVALRHRGDIKVKVDFRDPMFLGVLRLAAPLLIGMAGAKLDDVVDRMFASTLSSGSISALAYAIRLIDIPREILIFAFSTVLLPYFSSLAARDDLSELADKFMMSLRVAFFVLFPVSIAMAVLGGPLVRLVFQRGEFDEHSVRFTVSALLLYTPTIWALGLTSIMITAFVALRDTKTPVIAGFVRLGVKVALVALFVRVFQHAGVALSTSIAHVFKLVLFLFVLPKSVRQGRYRRLFWSFAGTFAAAAIMGTVLFLTASNFVGIADPPSIFRQLLAIGGLVFEGTVVYVVASLFLAREELKEVVRALRGSLDHIIAKFSPAAPTPE